CGGGTGGGTCCATGAACCCGGGTTCAGGGGCGGGTCCCCCTCATGGCGAGCCAGGCGAGCGGCTAATCTGCAGATCAGGGCGCTGCCGGCCTGACGCGGCGCCCGGATCCGACGACCGCGAAAAGAGCGACCATGTCCACCACGGCCCGCGCGACGAAGCAGCACGAGGACGACCGGGTCCGCGTCACCCGCTGGGACTTCGAGCCAGGTCAGTCCACTGGCCGTCACATCCATGCGTACGACTACGTCGTCGTCCCCGTCACCGACGGGCGGACCCACGTGATCACCCCCAACGGCACGGTCACCGTCTCCGAGCTCAGGGCGGGTGAGTCCTACGCCCGTCCGGCCGGCGGCGAGCACGAGGTCGTCAACGCCGGCACCGCCCCGCTGGCTTTCGTCGAGATCGAGTCGAAGTAGCCCCGCCGCGCGCCGCGGACCCGTTCCTCGCGAACAGCCGACAGCCCCGCACCGGAGGAACCACGGTGCGGGGCTGTCGCGCGGCTGCCGGCCCGCATCTTTGCCTGCGGGCGGGGGTCGGGAGGCGGCCCCGGCGCTCCGCCACCCGCCTGCCCACGACCCGGGCGGCCATGAAGGCCCCGTTTCGAACCGCGTCCCCTCACAGAGCGCCCGTACCGCCGGGGAAGGGACCGCCGGGGCGGTAGTACTGGCCGAGCTCCTCGCGGTAGCGCAGGTCGGCCAGGTGCTTGTCGGAGACGAACTCGGGTGCGTCCTTGACCTGTTCCTTGGACAGGCCGAGGTGGATCGTGTGTTCCTCCAGGTCGACGCGGGTGACCGCGCTCGCCGGGATCAGCACTTCCTTGCCGAAAATCCAGACGCCCGTGTCCACGACCAGGTAGGAGTCCTCGACCTCGTCGGAGTGCTTGTCCACCCTTCCGATATGACCGTCGGCCGCCTCGACCTGCCATCCGGTGAGGTCGGTGCCCGCCAGATGGCCGGACTCCGTGCTGTAGGACCAGAGATGCTCGGTCATCGCTGAAACTCCTCTGTCGCTGTACTTCGTGTCCGTCGCGGCACCGAACGTGCCGGCCGTGTCAGAGCAGGTCGCGCCGGTCCTCGGTGACCGTCGGGTCCACGGGCGGGACCACCACCCGGCGACGGCGGAGGACGCTCGTGTAGACGGCGGTTCCGAGGAATCCGACGGCCATCAGGTTCAGTCCGACCAGATCGAGGTCGACCGCATCGAGTTCCCAGTCGGTCGCGAAGGTGAGGATGGCACCGACGGCGATCATCATGATGAACAGTCCCAGACGCATGCTTGCTCCCTCCATTGCGGGGTTGCACCGTCCGCGTACCCGGGTCACCAGGAATCACGCCGCCTCATCCCGGCGAACGGCGCTGCCGGCCGCCGTTACGTCAGCGCCCGCGTCGTCAGCGGCGCGACGGACAGTCGGGCCGGTCGTACGCGCCTCGGGCCGCAGGAATGACATCCGAGCGGGCCATTCCCGCGGCCAGGGGCGTGCGTCAGGCCTTGCCGTCGGCAGGAGGGGTGCCCACTCCGCCCAGGACCGTGAGGTCCGTACGGTGCGGTGGGGACGACAGCAGCGCCAGGACATCTGCGGGATCAGGACCGTCGGCGCGCGACGGAGCGGCGAGGGCGGCCTGCGCACTGGCCTCGTCCTGCCAGACCTCGGTGACGTACACCGTGTCCGGGTTTCCTGCGTCCTGGCTGATCAGGTAGATCTCGCAGCCAGGGAAGCCGTACAGCCTCTCCGCGACCCTCAGCAGGACGGCGGCGAGTTCGCCGCCCTTCCCTGGGTGCGCGGTCACGGTCATCAGTCTGCCGATCACGTTCAGACCAGGGTGGTGATGCAGAACGGATGGCCGGCGGGGTCCAGCAGGACCAACCACCGGTCGGGCTGTGGCTGGGTCGGGGGCTCGACAGCACCGAGGGCCAGCAGGTGCGCACGCGCGGTCTCCAGGTCGTCGACGCCCAGTTCCATGTGCGCCTGCTTCTCCTGGGAAGGGTCCGGCCAGGTGGGGCGCCTGTAGTCGGCCAGCCGGTTGAACCCCAGTCCGGCCGAGCCCTCCTGACCGAGCAGGATGAAGTCGTCGCTGGAGTAGGCGACGGGCAGGCCGAGGGCCTCTCCGTAGAAGCGGGCCAATTCGGCGGGGTCCGGGCAGTCGAACGTGACGGCGGCATAGCGGATCGCGGGTGCTGATGTGTTTCCAGTGCTC
This is a stretch of genomic DNA from Streptomyces sp. R44. It encodes these proteins:
- a CDS encoding putative quinol monooxygenase; translation: MTAHPGKGGELAAVLLRVAERLYGFPGCEIYLISQDAGNPDTVYVTEVWQDEASAQAALAAPSRADGPDPADVLALLSSPPHRTDLTVLGGVGTPPADGKA
- a CDS encoding DUF6458 family protein, encoding MRLGLFIMMIAVGAILTFATDWELDAVDLDLVGLNLMAVGFLGTAVYTSVLRRRRVVVPPVDPTVTEDRRDLL
- a CDS encoding cupin domain-containing protein encodes the protein MSTTARATKQHEDDRVRVTRWDFEPGQSTGRHIHAYDYVVVPVTDGRTHVITPNGTVTVSELRAGESYARPAGGEHEVVNAGTAPLAFVEIESK
- a CDS encoding PRC-barrel domain containing protein; the protein is MTEHLWSYSTESGHLAGTDLTGWQVEAADGHIGRVDKHSDEVEDSYLVVDTGVWIFGKEVLIPASAVTRVDLEEHTIHLGLSKEQVKDAPEFVSDKHLADLRYREELGQYYRPGGPFPGGTGAL
- a CDS encoding VOC family protein gives rise to the protein MSTGNTSAPAIRYAAVTFDCPDPAELARFYGEALGLPVAYSSDDFILLGQEGSAGLGFNRLADYRRPTWPDPSQEKQAHMELGVDDLETARAHLLALGAVEPPTQPQPDRWLVLLDPAGHPFCITTLV